A portion of the Suricata suricatta isolate VVHF042 chromosome 11, meerkat_22Aug2017_6uvM2_HiC, whole genome shotgun sequence genome contains these proteins:
- the LOC115306012 gene encoding olfactory receptor 6M1-like: MDVQNQITVTEFTLTALPVIRKLQISLFVVLLFTYMLTLTGNIVIISLIWADNCLQTPMYFFLSNLSFLDILYTTSVTPKLLACLLENRKTISFAGCMIQIYFFFLGTVEFILLAVTSFDRYVAICNPLRYTIIMNSRVCLLLVLGCWVGTFFSILCPIIVVSRLPFCYREICHFFCDIAPLLQVACIDTHFIEMINFLLSSFVLLTSLVLTIVSYTYIISTILCIPSAQGRQKAFSTCASHIMVVSIAYGSNIFMYVKPSQSRSLDFDKVTAVMTIMVTPLLNPFVYSLRNEKVKEVLREAINNIMSLLHRRT, encoded by the coding sequence ATGGATGTGCAAAATCAGATCACAGTGACTGAATTTACCCTGACTGCCTTGCCTGTTATCCGGAAGCTTCAGATCTCCCTCTTTGTGGTCCTCTTGTTTACTTACATGCTAACTCTAACAGGAAATATTGTCATCATTTCCCTAATATGGGCTGATAATTGCCTCCAAACCCCgatgtacttcttcctcagtaATTTGTCATTTTTAGACATCTTATACACGACCTCAGTTACCCCAAAGTTGTTAGCTTGTCTCCTAGAGAACAGGAAGACCATATCTTTTGCTGGCTGCATGATTCAAATATACTTCTTTTTCCTGGGGACAGTGGAGTTTATTCTCCTAGCAGTGACGTCTTTtgatcgctatgtggccatctgtaacccCCTGCGCTATACCATCATCATGAACAGTAGGGTCTGTCTCCTACTGGTTCTGGGCTGCTGGGTGGGAACTTTCTTCTCAATACTGTGCCCAATTATTGTGGTGTCCAGACTGCCCTTCTGTTATAGAGAAATCTGTCATTTCTTCTGTGACATTGCCCCTCTGCTACAGGTGGCCTGCATAGACACTCATTTCATTGAGATGATAAACTTCCTTTTATCTTCCTTCGTCCTCCTGACCTCACTGGTACTCACCATTGTGTCCTACACCTACATCATTTCTACCATCTTGTGCATCCCCTCAGCCCAAGGACGTCAGAAGGCCTTTTCCACCTGTGCTTCTCACATCATGGTCGTTTCCATTGCTTATGGGAGCAACATCTTCATGTATGTGAAGCCCAGCCAGAGCCGTTCACTGGATTTTGACAAAGTGACTGCTGTCATGACCATAATGGTGACCCCTCTCCTGAACCCCTTCGTTTATAGTCTGAGGAATGAAAAGGTGAAAGAAGTTTTGAGAGAAGCAATAAACAACATCATGTCCTTATTACACAGGAGAACTTGA
- the TMEM225 gene encoding transmembrane protein 225: MVKISSRGIQATNMVFSSWALFFLAIGIIMGEWVELTLETKINTISHSPWICCTTIWPEDGLEVVRTIMILVLSLSFIHNLFLGLEFAYLIPQTKHTIFITVFLSFFTGLLLLCALLLYHQKLSQGKFVYYSSYKITWIIFTAYLNVSLFVASGFLSLLQYKQSINSFACLTIIRTPNREIKDIQESGNSVKVISSPEQLAMPRKIIHTKEDFPNRPQIQTRRVTWAV; the protein is encoded by the exons ATGGTGAAAATATCATCCAGAGGTATCCAGGCCACCAACATGGTCTTCTCTTCCTGGGCCTTATTCTTCTTGGCCATAGGAATCATCATGGGAGAATGGGTTGAGCTGACATTGGAAACAAAGATCAATACAATAAGCCATAGCCCCTGGATATGTTGCACTACTATTTGGCCAGAAG ATGGCCTGGAAGTGGTCAGGACCATAATGATTTTGGTTCTCAGCCTTTCCTTCATCCATAACTTGTTCCTGGGTTTGGAATTTGCCTACCTGATTCCTCAAACTAAACATACGATCTTCATCACtgtcttcctcagtttcttcacag GTCTCCTTCTACTCTGCGCACTACTACTGTATCATCAAAAGCTAAGTCAAGGTAAATTCGTGTACTACTCCAGTTACAAGATCACCTGGATCATTTTCACTGCCTACTTAAATGTTTCCCTCTTTGTGGCGTCTG GATTCCTCTCTCTCCTACAATACAAGCAGTCCATCAATAGCTTTGCCTGCCTGACCATCATCCGTACACCTAACAGAGAAATTAAGGACATACAGGAATCTGGGAATTCTGTCAAAGTTATTTCCTCACCAGAACAGCTGGCGATGCCTCGTAAGATTATTCATACAAAGGAAGATTTTCCAAACAGACCACAAATCCAGACACGTCGTGTAACCTGGGCTGTATGA